In Herbaspirillum sp. WKF16, one genomic interval encodes:
- a CDS encoding branched-chain amino acid ABC transporter permease, translating to MDIFGIPLQALLSQLLLGLVNGSFYAMLSLGLAVIFGLLNVINFAHGTLYMLGAFLAWMGLSYFELNYWVMLALAPLIVGVFGIIIEKTMLRWLYKLDHLYGLLLTFGITLMVEGVFRSIYGVSGQPYSVPDLLQGATNLGFMVLPNYRAWVVVASLVVCFATWFVIEKTRLGAYLRAGTENPKMVEAFGINVPLMVTLTYGFGVALAAFAGVLAAPVIQVSPLMGSNLIITVFAVVVIGGMGSILGSILTGLMLGLIEGLTRVFYPELSATVVFIIMAIVLMVRPAGLFGKEK from the coding sequence ATGGATATATTCGGCATTCCCCTGCAAGCCTTGCTGAGCCAGCTGCTGCTGGGCCTGGTCAACGGCTCCTTCTACGCCATGCTGTCGCTCGGCCTGGCTGTGATCTTCGGCTTGCTCAACGTGATCAACTTCGCGCACGGCACGCTTTACATGCTCGGCGCTTTCCTGGCCTGGATGGGCTTGAGCTATTTCGAGCTCAACTACTGGGTGATGCTGGCCCTGGCGCCGCTCATCGTGGGCGTCTTCGGCATCATCATCGAGAAGACCATGCTGCGCTGGCTCTACAAGCTGGACCACCTGTACGGCCTGCTGCTGACCTTCGGCATCACGCTGATGGTGGAAGGCGTGTTCCGCTCCATCTACGGCGTCTCCGGCCAGCCTTATTCGGTGCCGGACCTGCTGCAGGGCGCGACCAACCTGGGCTTCATGGTGCTGCCCAACTATCGCGCGTGGGTGGTGGTGGCCTCGCTGGTGGTCTGCTTCGCAACCTGGTTCGTAATCGAGAAGACGCGCCTGGGCGCCTACCTGCGCGCCGGCACCGAGAACCCCAAGATGGTCGAGGCCTTCGGCATCAACGTGCCGCTGATGGTCACCCTGACCTACGGCTTCGGCGTGGCCCTGGCGGCCTTTGCCGGCGTGCTGGCGGCGCCGGTGATCCAGGTGTCGCCGCTGATGGGTTCGAACCTGATCATCACCGTGTTCGCAGTGGTGGTGATCGGCGGCATGGGCTCCATCCTGGGCTCCATCCTGACCGGCCTGATGCTGGGCCTGATCGAGGGCCTGACCCGGGTGTTCTACCCGGAGCTGTCGGCCACGGTGGTGTTCATCATCATGGCCATCGTCCTGATGGTGCGTCCGGCCGGCCTGTTCGGCAAAGAGAAATGA
- a CDS encoding ABC transporter substrate-binding protein — protein sequence MKLKAMALAVTAAAAAFSMAPASAQISGDVIKIGFITDISGVYSDIDGQGGAEAIKMAIADMGGSINGKKVELLVADHQNKADVAASKAREWFDQQGVDMLIGGTNSGTALASAKVAAEKKRVYMQIGAGSARLTNEECSPYTVHYAYDTVALAKGTGSAVVKQGGKSWFFLTADYAFGHSLEADTATVVKASGGTVVGSVKHPLGASDFSSFLLQAQSSKAQIVGLANAGGDFINAVKAANEFGITKTAKLAGLLVFINDVHSLTLKTTEGLYLTDSWYWDANEETRAWAKRYFAVRKKMPSSLQAADYSAALQYLKVVKEIGTDDSDKVMAALRKAKFNDVYQKGGYLRADGRVMHDMYLYQVKAQSESKYPWDYYKLVQTIPAEQAWTTKAESKCAAWK from the coding sequence ATGAAACTTAAGGCAATGGCACTCGCCGTCACAGCTGCGGCTGCGGCTTTCTCGATGGCGCCGGCTTCGGCCCAGATCTCGGGTGACGTGATCAAGATCGGTTTCATCACCGATATTTCGGGCGTGTACTCGGACATCGACGGCCAAGGCGGCGCTGAAGCCATCAAGATGGCGATCGCCGACATGGGCGGCTCGATCAACGGCAAGAAGGTCGAACTGCTGGTGGCGGACCACCAGAACAAGGCAGACGTCGCCGCCAGCAAGGCGCGCGAATGGTTCGACCAGCAGGGCGTGGACATGCTGATCGGCGGCACCAACTCCGGCACCGCGCTGGCTTCGGCCAAGGTTGCGGCCGAGAAGAAGCGCGTCTACATGCAGATCGGCGCCGGCTCGGCCCGCCTGACCAATGAAGAGTGCTCGCCGTACACCGTGCACTATGCCTACGACACCGTGGCGCTGGCCAAGGGCACCGGTTCGGCGGTGGTCAAGCAGGGCGGCAAGAGCTGGTTCTTCCTGACCGCCGACTATGCCTTCGGCCACTCGCTGGAAGCCGACACGGCCACCGTGGTGAAGGCCTCGGGCGGCACCGTGGTCGGTTCCGTGAAGCACCCGCTGGGCGCATCGGACTTCTCGTCCTTCCTGCTGCAGGCGCAGAGCTCCAAGGCCCAGATCGTCGGCCTGGCCAATGCCGGCGGCGACTTCATCAACGCGGTGAAGGCAGCCAACGAGTTCGGCATCACCAAGACCGCCAAGCTGGCCGGCCTGCTGGTGTTCATCAACGACGTGCACTCGCTGACCCTGAAGACCACGGAAGGCCTGTACCTGACCGACAGCTGGTACTGGGACGCCAATGAAGAAACCCGCGCCTGGGCCAAGCGTTACTTCGCCGTGCGCAAGAAAATGCCGTCCTCGCTGCAAGCCGCCGACTACTCGGCAGCGCTGCAGTACCTGAAGGTGGTCAAGGAAATCGGCACCGACGATTCGGACAAGGTCATGGCCGCACTGCGCAAGGCCAAGTTCAACGACGTGTACCAGAAGGGCGGTTACCTGCGCGCCGACGGCCGCGTGATGCACGACATGTACCTGTACCAGGTCAAGGCGCAATCGGAATCGAAGTATCCGTGGGACTACTACAAGCTGGTGCAAACCATCCCTGCCGAGCAGGCATGGACCACCAAGGCTGAGTCCAAGTGCGCGGCGTGGAAGTAA